Proteins encoded in a region of the Zunongwangia endophytica genome:
- the recJ gene encoding single-stranded-DNA-specific exonuclease RecJ yields the protein MNTRWTIKPNPNPETVNTLMQSLGVGKPVARLLAQRDITSFEEAKKFFRPRLADLHDPYLMKDMDKAVARIEQALAEGENIMVYGDYDVDGTTSVALMSSYLKTLYPNVATYIPDRYAEGYGVSYMGIDFAADNDISLIIALDCGIKAIDKVAYAKEKGIDFVICDHHRPGAKIPEAVAVLDPKREDCDYPYKELCGCGVGFKLIQAMASKRGDTIQALLPYLDLVATAIGADIVPITGENRILAYHGLHVINVAPRAGFKAILSQIKKEVITITDVVFVVAPRINAAGRMKHGLHAVELLTEEDETQAEHFASEIESHNSTRKDTDKAITAEALDQIEELKEQERLSTVVYAEHWHKGVIGIVASRLTETYYRPTLVFTKSGDKLAASARSVKGFDVYNALEACQEHIEQFGGHMYAAGLTIKEEEYDNFKRKFEEVVTETIDRKLLTPEISIDAEIELDEITPKFWRILKQFAPFGPGNMSPVFMSRNLTDSGFGKCVGNEEAHLKCRVSQVDNKSSFNVIGFNLGKKIDCIQNKKPFSAVYSVDENEWNGNVSLQLKLKDLKEV from the coding sequence ATGAATACGCGCTGGACCATAAAACCAAATCCTAATCCTGAAACTGTAAACACCTTGATGCAATCACTTGGCGTTGGGAAACCTGTTGCCCGATTGCTTGCACAACGTGATATTACAAGTTTCGAAGAAGCTAAAAAGTTCTTTCGTCCAAGACTTGCCGATCTGCATGATCCCTATTTGATGAAAGATATGGATAAAGCGGTGGCCAGGATAGAACAAGCTTTAGCCGAAGGTGAAAATATAATGGTATATGGCGATTATGATGTAGACGGTACGACCAGCGTAGCTTTGATGTCTTCGTATCTAAAAACATTGTATCCTAATGTAGCTACTTATATTCCAGATCGTTATGCAGAAGGTTACGGAGTTTCTTATATGGGAATCGATTTTGCGGCCGATAATGATATCAGTTTAATTATCGCTTTGGATTGCGGGATAAAAGCCATCGATAAAGTCGCTTACGCCAAGGAAAAAGGAATTGATTTTGTGATTTGCGATCACCACCGTCCTGGGGCGAAAATCCCTGAAGCGGTTGCTGTGCTCGATCCAAAACGAGAGGATTGCGATTATCCTTACAAAGAATTATGCGGTTGCGGTGTTGGTTTCAAATTGATCCAGGCAATGGCATCAAAACGAGGCGATACCATACAGGCATTATTGCCGTATCTGGATTTGGTCGCCACCGCTATTGGTGCCGATATTGTACCTATTACCGGAGAAAATCGAATTTTAGCGTACCATGGTTTGCATGTAATTAACGTAGCGCCGAGAGCTGGTTTCAAAGCAATTTTGAGTCAGATTAAAAAAGAAGTCATCACCATCACCGATGTGGTTTTTGTAGTGGCACCAAGAATTAATGCCGCCGGAAGAATGAAACACGGTCTACATGCGGTGGAGTTGCTTACAGAAGAAGATGAAACCCAGGCAGAACATTTTGCTTCGGAAATAGAATCGCACAATTCTACCCGAAAAGATACCGACAAAGCGATTACAGCAGAAGCTTTAGATCAAATTGAAGAATTAAAAGAGCAGGAACGATTAAGTACGGTAGTTTATGCGGAACATTGGCATAAAGGCGTGATAGGAATCGTAGCAAGCCGACTTACCGAAACCTATTATCGCCCCACCTTAGTATTTACAAAAAGTGGCGATAAGCTGGCAGCTTCAGCACGATCGGTAAAAGGATTTGATGTTTACAATGCTTTGGAAGCCTGCCAGGAACACATCGAACAATTTGGCGGACACATGTATGCTGCGGGTTTAACGATCAAAGAAGAAGAATACGATAACTTTAAAAGAAAGTTTGAAGAGGTGGTTACTGAAACTATCGATAGAAAATTACTGACTCCTGAAATTTCTATAGATGCTGAAATAGAATTAGATGAAATCACACCGAAATTCTGGAGAATCCTGAAACAATTTGCGCCTTTTGGTCCCGGCAATATGTCTCCGGTTTTTATGTCTAGAAATTTAACTGATTCTGGTTTTGGAAAATGTGTAGGGAATGAAGAAGCGCATTTAAAATGCCGGGTATCACAAGTGGATAATAAATCTTCCTTCAATGTGATTGGTTTTAACCTCGGAAAAAAAATCGACTGCATTCAAAATAAAAAGCCGTTTAGCGCAGTATATTCTGTAGATGAAAATGAATGGAATGGTAATGTTTCTTTACAATTGAAGTTGAAGGATTTAAAAGAAGTTTAG
- a CDS encoding DUF6686 family protein: MEDVDIIYHNNTGISFKWKSGIANAGEKRIQLVFKDMGFYLSPEEVNVFSKNIRVAKNNKTNCKQCPHSELCERKILLKSPLKKMDFVVNAFELNEICDLVEGTIFKMKLHNYVELVSRN, encoded by the coding sequence ATGGAGGACGTCGACATTATTTATCATAATAATACCGGGATTTCTTTTAAGTGGAAAAGCGGAATTGCTAATGCTGGTGAAAAACGAATTCAACTCGTATTTAAGGATATGGGTTTTTATCTTTCTCCTGAAGAAGTGAATGTGTTTTCCAAAAATATCAGAGTAGCAAAGAATAATAAAACAAACTGTAAGCAGTGCCCTCATTCTGAATTATGTGAGCGTAAAATCTTACTAAAATCTCCGCTCAAAAAAATGGATTTTGTTGTAAATGCTTTCGAACTCAATGAAATCTGCGATCTGGTAGAAGGAACGATTTTTAAAATGAAACTTCATAATTATGTAGAGCTTGTCTCGAGAAATTAG
- a CDS encoding UDP-2,3-diacylglucosamine diphosphatase has translation MQLPNGKKVYFSSDNHLGAPTKEASKVREAIFVKWLDEIKEDAAAIFLLGDLFDFWFEYKHAVPKGFVRVLGKLAEIKDSGIPIYFFVGNHDLWMENYFEEELNIPTFRKPQEFEFNQKTFLIGHGDGLGPGDKGYKRMKKVFTNPFSKWLYRWLHPDIGVPLAQYFSVKNKLISGDDDAKFLGEDNEWLVQYCKRKLETKHYDYFLFGHRHLPMEIKLKEDSKYINTGDWINFYTYAEFDGNELYLKKHPVNG, from the coding sequence ATGCAACTTCCTAACGGTAAAAAAGTTTACTTCTCTAGTGATAATCATTTAGGTGCTCCCACCAAAGAAGCCAGCAAAGTACGCGAAGCGATATTCGTTAAATGGCTGGATGAAATTAAAGAAGATGCAGCGGCTATTTTTTTACTAGGCGATCTATTCGATTTTTGGTTTGAATATAAACATGCTGTACCAAAAGGATTTGTTCGGGTTTTAGGGAAACTCGCTGAAATTAAAGATAGTGGGATTCCGATTTATTTTTTCGTTGGAAACCACGATTTATGGATGGAAAATTATTTTGAAGAAGAACTTAATATTCCAACTTTCCGAAAACCACAGGAGTTTGAATTCAACCAAAAGACATTCTTAATTGGTCATGGTGACGGACTTGGCCCTGGTGACAAAGGCTATAAACGCATGAAAAAAGTGTTTACCAATCCGTTTTCAAAATGGCTTTACCGATGGTTACATCCTGATATCGGCGTGCCGCTTGCGCAGTATTTTTCAGTAAAAAATAAACTGATTTCTGGAGACGATGATGCTAAATTCTTAGGAGAAGATAATGAGTGGTTGGTGCAATATTGCAAGCGAAAACTCGAAACAAAACATTACGATTACTTCCTTTTCGGCCATCGCCATTTACCAATGGAAATTAAACTGAAAGAAGATTCAAAATACATTAACACTGGCGATTGGATTAATTTCTACACCTACGCAGAATTTGATGGAAATGAATTGTATTTAAAAAAACATCCCGTTAACGGTTAA
- a CDS encoding 6-pyruvoyl trahydropterin synthase family protein: MAKIRITKQFSFETGHALYGYDGKCRNVHGHSYKLSVTVIGEPISDTDNVKYGMVIDFGDLKKIVKSEIVDQFDHATVFNKNTPHIELAKELKDRGHHVILVEYQPTSENMVIDFSQKISKHLPDHIKLHSLKLQETETSFAEWYASDN, translated from the coding sequence ATGGCAAAAATCAGGATTACCAAACAATTTTCTTTTGAAACAGGACACGCACTTTATGGCTACGACGGTAAATGTCGCAACGTCCATGGCCATAGTTACAAACTTAGTGTAACCGTTATTGGAGAACCAATTAGCGATACTGATAATGTGAAGTACGGAATGGTAATCGATTTTGGCGACTTAAAAAAGATCGTAAAGTCAGAAATTGTAGACCAGTTTGATCATGCCACAGTTTTCAATAAAAATACACCACATATAGAACTGGCGAAAGAATTAAAAGATCGTGGTCATCACGTGATTTTAGTAGAATATCAACCCACCAGTGAAAATATGGTAATCGATTTTTCTCAAAAAATAAGCAAACACTTACCAGATCATATTAAACTACATTCGTTAAAACTTCAGGAGACTGAAACTAGTTTCGCCGAGTGGTACGCTAGCGATAATTAG
- the thiS gene encoding sulfur carrier protein ThiS produces MITVNVNNQNHSFKEPVKLLELLEQLNIQASGVAVAINNEIISKLKWEHTLLEEGNKVLVIRATQGG; encoded by the coding sequence ATGATAACTGTAAACGTCAACAACCAAAATCATTCTTTTAAAGAACCCGTAAAACTTCTTGAGCTTTTGGAGCAATTGAATATTCAAGCTTCGGGAGTTGCTGTTGCGATCAACAACGAAATTATTTCTAAACTAAAGTGGGAACATACGCTATTGGAAGAAGGTAATAAGGTCTTGGTGATTCGTGCTACGCAAGGTGGTTGA
- the thiC gene encoding phosphomethylpyrimidine synthase ThiC, whose protein sequence is MKPNQLPREEAISRAPFPNSEKIYVKGQLHENVNVPMRKINLEDTVDKFNGTKTANDSVLVYDTSGPFTDPNIEIDVRQGLKPIRQQWISGREDVEQLSGLSSEYGREREENEKLDELRFKRIRKPLKAKPGQNVTQMHYARKGIITPEMEFIAIRENQKLQEINQITQQHPGESFGASIPKVITPEFVREEVAKGRAIIPSNINHPESEPMIVGRNFLVKINANIGNSAVSSSIEEEVEKAVWACRWGADTIMDLSTGKNIHETREWILRNSPVPIGTVPIYQALEKVNGKAENLTWEIFRDTLIEQAEQGVDYFTIHAGVRLKYIPHTAKRVTGIVSRGGSIMAKWCLAHHQESFLYTHFEDICEITKAYDVAFSLGDGLRPGSIADANDYAQFAELETLGELTKIAWKHDIQCFIEGPGHIPMHMIKENMDKQLEECGEAPFYTLGPLTTDIAPGYDHITSGIGAAMIGWYGCAMLCYVTPKEHLGLPNKEDVKEGVITYKIAAHAADLAKGHPGAQHRDDAMSKARFEFRWEDQFNLALDPDTARAYHDETLPSDNAKVAHFCSMCGPNFCSMKITQDVRNYAKENGLDSEEAIIKGMEEKSEEFKKKGSEVYL, encoded by the coding sequence ATGAAACCTAACCAATTACCGAGGGAAGAAGCCATCAGTAGAGCGCCTTTCCCAAATTCAGAAAAAATTTATGTAAAAGGACAACTGCATGAAAATGTAAATGTCCCAATGCGAAAAATTAACCTTGAAGATACCGTCGATAAATTTAACGGTACCAAAACTGCTAACGATTCTGTTTTGGTCTACGACACCAGTGGCCCTTTTACCGATCCCAATATTGAAATTGATGTGCGTCAGGGTTTAAAACCCATCCGTCAGCAATGGATTTCAGGTAGGGAAGATGTAGAGCAATTGAGTGGACTTTCTTCAGAATATGGAAGAGAGCGAGAAGAGAATGAAAAGTTAGATGAACTTCGGTTTAAAAGAATTCGGAAACCTTTAAAAGCAAAACCGGGACAAAATGTTACCCAAATGCATTATGCACGTAAAGGAATAATTACTCCTGAAATGGAATTTATTGCTATTCGTGAAAATCAGAAACTTCAGGAAATCAATCAAATTACTCAGCAACATCCGGGCGAAAGTTTTGGAGCCAGTATTCCAAAAGTAATTACACCAGAATTTGTTCGAGAAGAAGTCGCTAAAGGACGTGCGATTATACCAAGTAATATTAATCACCCTGAAAGTGAACCGATGATTGTAGGTCGAAATTTCCTGGTGAAAATCAATGCCAATATTGGGAATTCTGCCGTAAGTTCTTCTATTGAAGAAGAAGTAGAAAAAGCAGTTTGGGCTTGCCGTTGGGGAGCCGATACCATAATGGATCTTTCTACCGGAAAAAACATTCATGAAACCCGAGAATGGATTCTTCGGAATTCTCCCGTGCCTATTGGTACGGTTCCTATTTACCAGGCCTTAGAAAAAGTAAACGGAAAAGCAGAAAATCTTACCTGGGAAATTTTTAGAGATACCTTAATTGAACAAGCAGAACAAGGGGTAGATTATTTTACCATTCACGCCGGGGTTCGTTTAAAATATATACCACATACCGCAAAACGAGTTACAGGAATCGTTTCTCGAGGAGGATCAATTATGGCAAAATGGTGTTTAGCGCATCATCAAGAAAGTTTTTTATATACGCACTTTGAGGATATTTGTGAAATCACGAAAGCCTACGATGTCGCTTTCTCTCTCGGCGATGGATTACGTCCCGGTAGTATTGCAGATGCAAATGATTATGCACAGTTTGCCGAATTAGAAACCCTTGGCGAACTAACCAAAATCGCTTGGAAGCACGACATACAATGCTTTATCGAAGGTCCAGGGCATATCCCAATGCATATGATTAAAGAAAATATGGATAAGCAGTTGGAAGAATGTGGCGAAGCTCCATTTTACACACTTGGACCATTAACCACAGATATTGCGCCGGGTTACGACCATATTACCAGTGGAATTGGCGCTGCAATGATTGGTTGGTACGGTTGCGCGATGTTGTGTTACGTAACACCAAAAGAACATTTAGGCTTACCTAATAAAGAAGATGTAAAAGAAGGTGTAATTACATATAAAATTGCTGCCCATGCCGCAGATTTAGCGAAAGGACATCCGGGAGCGCAACATCGTGATGATGCGATGAGTAAAGCAAGATTCGAATTCCGTTGGGAAGATCAATTCAATTTAGCGCTAGATCCAGATACTGCCAGAGCGTATCACGATGAGACCTTACCTTCAGATAATGCAAAAGTGGCTCATTTCTGTTCGATGTGTGGTCCTAATTTCTGCTCGATGAAAATTACACAAGATGTGCGGAATTACGCCAAGGAAAACGGACTCGACAGCGAAGAAGCCATTATCAAAGGAATGGAAGAAAAATCGGAAGAGTTTAAGAAAAAAGGAAGCGAAGTTTATTTATAA
- a CDS encoding thiamine phosphate synthase — MLIVISTEKFIENEEFQLKSMLDEGLEVLHIRKPNVSFEALKTWLEKFDPQHRSKMVLHQHHKLAQEFDLKGIHLTEYFRTNLAENIEDYVNSFQQKKFTVSTSVHQKEMLSESIIFDYCFLSPVFNSISKAAYPGKKFQVNELQQKVIALGGIDSEKISAIKQKGFSGAAVLGAVWMQENPTNSFIKIQQEYESVFN, encoded by the coding sequence ATGCTGATTGTAATTTCTACGGAAAAGTTTATCGAAAATGAAGAATTTCAACTGAAATCTATGCTTGATGAAGGTTTAGAAGTTCTTCATATTCGTAAGCCTAATGTTTCTTTTGAAGCGCTAAAAACGTGGCTAGAAAAGTTTGATCCTCAACATCGTTCTAAAATGGTATTGCATCAGCATCATAAATTAGCGCAGGAATTTGATTTAAAAGGTATTCATCTAACAGAATATTTCAGAACCAATTTAGCTGAAAATATAGAAGATTATGTGAACTCTTTTCAGCAAAAGAAATTTACAGTAAGTACATCGGTGCATCAAAAAGAAATGCTTTCAGAATCTATCATTTTTGATTACTGTTTCTTAAGTCCGGTGTTTAACTCGATTTCAAAAGCAGCTTATCCGGGTAAAAAGTTTCAGGTAAATGAACTTCAGCAAAAAGTGATTGCGCTTGGTGGTATTGATTCAGAAAAGATTTCAGCAATTAAGCAGAAGGGATTTAGCGGCGCTGCCGTGCTTGGAGCGGTTTGGATGCAGGAAAACCCAACAAATAGTTTTATTAAAATTCAGCAAGAATATGAATCAGTTTTCAACTAA
- a CDS encoding thiamine phosphate synthase, whose product MNQFSTKNSVGLQQEISCLHYISQGENTKAHLENIERVLQAGGNWIQLRLKETSAKKVLETAIAAREMCSAYQAKLIINDHVEVAKTCNADGVHLGQEDIDVLEARRILGEDKIIGGTANTLQHCLDHLQNGVDYIGLGPLRFTSTKKKLSPVLGFSGYQDVLKRYSEHQKTVPIIAIGGIVFNDIEKLQKIGLNGIAVSGLLTHSEKPDQEIQQILNRFYVRS is encoded by the coding sequence ATGAATCAGTTTTCAACTAAAAATTCAGTCGGTTTGCAACAAGAAATTTCTTGCTTGCATTACATCTCTCAGGGAGAAAATACTAAAGCACATTTAGAAAATATAGAGCGTGTGTTACAGGCCGGCGGAAATTGGATTCAGTTACGCTTAAAAGAAACTTCAGCAAAAAAAGTATTGGAAACCGCAATTGCTGCTCGAGAAATGTGCTCAGCTTATCAAGCAAAACTGATTATAAACGATCACGTAGAAGTTGCAAAAACCTGTAATGCCGATGGCGTTCATTTGGGTCAGGAAGATATTGATGTTTTAGAAGCGCGCCGAATTTTAGGAGAAGATAAAATTATTGGCGGTACCGCAAATACGTTGCAACATTGTTTGGATCATCTTCAAAACGGAGTCGATTATATTGGTTTGGGGCCGTTGAGGTTTACGTCAACTAAAAAGAAACTGAGCCCTGTGTTAGGTTTTTCAGGTTATCAAGATGTATTGAAGCGATATTCAGAGCATCAAAAAACTGTTCCGATTATTGCCATTGGCGGAATTGTATTTAACGATATCGAAAAACTTCAAAAAATTGGATTAAACGGAATCGCCGTTTCTGGTTTATTAACGCATTCGGAAAAACCAGACCAAGAAATTCAGCAGATTTTAAATCGCTTTTATGTTAGAAGTTAG
- a CDS encoding thiazole synthase translates to MEKLKIADKTFDSRLFTGTGKFSNSKLMREAVLASESELVTVALKRVEAGNTEDDMITNLSHENLSLLPNTSGVRDAKEAVFAAQMAREALETNWVKVEIHPDPKYLLPDAIETLKACEELVKLGFVVMPYIHADPVLCKRLEDVGAQCVMPLGAPIGTNKGLKTFDFLEIIIEQSNVPVIVDAGIGAPSHAAFAMEMGADAVLVNTAIAVSKNPVQMAKAFKMAVESGRMAYEAKLAETGQLAEASSPLTQFLYE, encoded by the coding sequence ATGGAAAAACTAAAAATAGCAGATAAAACCTTCGATTCTCGGTTATTTACGGGAACGGGTAAATTCAGTAATTCAAAACTAATGCGGGAAGCGGTTTTGGCTTCAGAAAGTGAGTTGGTTACCGTTGCGCTCAAAAGAGTAGAAGCTGGCAATACAGAAGATGATATGATTACCAACTTGTCGCACGAAAACTTAAGTTTATTGCCAAATACCTCTGGAGTTCGAGATGCTAAAGAAGCAGTTTTTGCGGCACAAATGGCGCGGGAAGCATTAGAAACCAATTGGGTAAAAGTCGAAATTCACCCCGATCCTAAGTACTTATTGCCCGATGCGATAGAAACCTTGAAAGCTTGTGAAGAATTGGTGAAATTAGGTTTTGTGGTGATGCCTTATATACACGCCGATCCGGTTTTGTGCAAACGCCTGGAAGATGTTGGCGCACAGTGCGTGATGCCTTTAGGCGCACCTATAGGAACCAATAAAGGATTAAAAACCTTCGATTTCTTAGAAATTATTATCGAGCAAAGCAATGTTCCGGTTATTGTAGATGCTGGTATAGGTGCTCCTTCTCACGCTGCTTTTGCGATGGAAATGGGAGCAGATGCAGTACTGGTAAACACGGCAATCGCGGTTTCTAAAAATCCTGTACAAATGGCAAAAGCATTTAAAATGGCGGTAGAATCTGGGCGAATGGCTTACGAAGCAAAACTTGCTGAAACCGGTCAACTTGCTGAAGCGAGTAGTCCACTAACACAATTTTTATATGAGTAG
- the thiH gene encoding 2-iminoacetate synthase ThiH: MSSFKTVLDEYNWDLVLESIQQKTAIDVEQALSAAKPDLEDFKALISPAAKPYLEQMAIKSKLRTKKRFGNTMQMYAPMYLSNECQNICTYCGFSLTNKIPRRTLTDAEILKEAEFLKNKGYQHILLVTGEANSTVGVDYLSNAIRLLKPHFANISIEVQPLDQDEYERLDNDGLYATLVYQETYHRETYKTHHPKGKKSNFDYRLETPDRLGRAGIHKIGLGALFGLEDWRADSFFTALHLKYLQKTYWKTKYSISFPRLRPFSGGLEPKVEMTDPDLLQLICAYRILDEDVELSISTREEEKFRDHIAHLGITSMSAESKTNPGGYVVEKQSLKQFEISDERSTEVIAEMLLKNGIEPVWKDWEKF, encoded by the coding sequence ATGAGTAGTTTTAAAACAGTTTTAGATGAATACAATTGGGATCTCGTTTTAGAAAGTATTCAGCAAAAAACAGCAATAGATGTAGAGCAAGCCTTAAGCGCAGCTAAACCCGATCTTGAAGATTTTAAGGCACTAATTTCTCCGGCAGCCAAACCTTATTTGGAACAGATGGCAATCAAAAGCAAACTTAGAACCAAGAAGCGTTTTGGGAATACGATGCAAATGTATGCGCCAATGTATCTCAGTAATGAGTGCCAAAATATTTGTACCTATTGCGGTTTTAGTTTAACCAATAAGATTCCGCGCCGAACCTTAACTGATGCTGAAATTTTAAAAGAAGCCGAATTTCTAAAAAATAAAGGGTATCAGCATATTTTGTTGGTAACAGGAGAAGCTAATAGCACGGTAGGAGTTGATTATTTGAGCAATGCAATTCGGTTATTAAAACCACATTTTGCGAATATTTCTATAGAAGTACAACCGCTCGATCAAGATGAATACGAGCGATTGGATAATGATGGTTTGTACGCTACTTTAGTGTATCAGGAGACCTATCATCGGGAAACTTACAAAACGCATCATCCAAAAGGAAAGAAATCGAATTTCGATTATCGTTTAGAAACTCCAGATAGATTAGGTAGAGCCGGAATTCATAAAATAGGACTTGGTGCGTTGTTCGGTTTAGAAGATTGGCGAGCCGATAGTTTTTTTACTGCGCTTCATCTTAAATATCTTCAGAAAACTTATTGGAAAACCAAGTATTCTATCTCTTTTCCAAGGTTACGACCTTTTAGCGGCGGATTAGAACCTAAAGTCGAAATGACCGATCCTGATTTATTGCAGTTGATTTGCGCCTACCGAATTTTAGATGAAGACGTAGAATTGTCGATCTCTACTCGCGAAGAAGAAAAATTTCGCGATCATATTGCACATTTAGGCATTACCTCAATGAGCGCCGAATCGAAAACCAACCCCGGTGGTTATGTAGTGGAAAAACAATCTTTAAAACAATTCGAAATTTCAGACGAGCGCAGCACCGAAGTGATTGCTGAAATGTTACTGAAAAACGGAATCGAACCGGTTTGGAAAGATTGGGAGAAGTTTTGA
- a CDS encoding 2OG-Fe(II) oxygenase translates to MVEELFEQLDFKVNQQYEQIIDDLLEKQYSIIDDFFDTEEINQLRRALLAKYEEDQFKKSAIGNRINELIEKAIRGDFILWMNEAEAGETENIFFRKITNLVYYLNRTCFMGILHKEFHYAVYPKGTFYKRHLDTFQNDSRRKLSIVSYLNDDSWENANGGELVIYKEDGSEEIIYPLPGRMVIFESQVLEHEVKEVKNSERLSITGWLKTR, encoded by the coding sequence TTGGTAGAAGAACTTTTTGAGCAGCTTGATTTTAAAGTAAATCAGCAATACGAGCAGATCATTGATGATCTACTTGAAAAGCAATATAGTATTATTGACGATTTTTTTGATACAGAAGAAATCAACCAACTTAGAAGGGCTTTACTAGCCAAGTACGAAGAAGATCAGTTCAAAAAATCGGCTATCGGAAATCGAATTAACGAACTCATCGAAAAAGCTATTCGGGGTGATTTTATTCTTTGGATGAACGAGGCAGAAGCTGGAGAAACCGAAAATATTTTCTTCCGTAAAATTACGAATCTTGTTTATTATCTAAACAGAACCTGTTTTATGGGCATTCTGCATAAAGAATTTCATTATGCGGTGTATCCAAAAGGCACCTTTTACAAGCGGCATCTCGATACTTTTCAGAACGATTCTCGCCGCAAACTTTCTATTGTGAGCTATTTGAACGATGATAGTTGGGAAAATGCTAATGGTGGCGAGCTGGTAATTTACAAAGAGGACGGTAGCGAAGAAATTATCTATCCATTGCCGGGAAGAATGGTGATTTTCGAAAGTCAGGTGCTGGAACACGAAGTCAAAGAAGTAAAAAATTCTGAACGCTTAAGCATTACAGGTTGGTTAAAAACAAGATAA
- a CDS encoding enoyl-CoA hydratase/isomerase family protein, with translation MTTTRANGSLFSKAENGIGIIEFGHPASNSFPGVLLDRLEKAILDFSENAEVKVIILKSEGEKAFCAGASFDELMAVENMEQGKVFFSGFAKVLNVMRNCKKLIIGRIQGKTVGGGVGLIAACDYAMATEAAAIKLSELSIGIGPFVIAPAIERKIGVDGLAELSLAAHEWKTAYWAKDKGLYGRVFETIKDLDKEIEIFAEKLASYNPNALLEMKKLLWKGTENWSTILIENAAISGELVLSDFTRNALSKFKN, from the coding sequence ATGACCACGACAAGAGCAAACGGAAGCCTATTTTCTAAAGCTGAAAATGGTATAGGAATTATCGAATTTGGACATCCCGCAAGTAATAGTTTTCCCGGTGTGCTTTTAGATCGTTTGGAAAAAGCAATTTTAGATTTTTCTGAAAATGCTGAAGTAAAAGTGATCATTCTTAAGTCTGAAGGTGAAAAAGCCTTTTGCGCCGGCGCTTCTTTTGATGAATTAATGGCAGTTGAAAATATGGAACAGGGCAAAGTGTTTTTTTCTGGTTTCGCGAAGGTTTTAAATGTGATGCGTAACTGCAAAAAATTAATTATCGGTCGCATTCAGGGTAAAACAGTAGGCGGTGGCGTTGGATTAATTGCTGCCTGTGATTATGCTATGGCTACAGAAGCAGCAGCCATCAAACTTTCTGAACTAAGTATTGGTATAGGCCCGTTTGTAATCGCTCCCGCCATAGAACGAAAAATAGGTGTAGACGGGCTGGCTGAACTTAGTCTTGCAGCACACGAGTGGAAAACGGCATATTGGGCAAAAGATAAAGGTCTTTATGGTCGAGTTTTTGAAACCATAAAAGATTTAGATAAGGAAATTGAGATATTTGCTGAAAAATTAGCATCTTACAATCCCAATGCCCTACTCGAAATGAAAAAGCTTTTGTGGAAAGGTACAGAGAACTGGTCGACCATCTTAATAGAGAATGCTGCTATTAGTGGAGAATTGGTGTTATCTGACTTTACCAGAAACGCACTCTCTAAATTTAAAAATTAG